One genomic window of Pseudomonas chlororaphis subsp. piscium includes the following:
- the acs gene encoding acetate--CoA ligase, translating into MFDISMFPKADAVRRAAQLSQDDYQRLYRESIEHPSTFWAEQASRFLHWSAPWQTVQRYDLKTGSATWFAGGQLNVSYNCIDRHLEKRGDQVALIWEGDDPAESLQITYKKLHHYVCRLANVLKSRGVKKGDRVCIYMPMIPEAAYAMLACTRIGAVHSVVFGGFSPDALRDRILDADCRTLITADEGVRGGKFVPLKNNVDKALQSCPNVSTVVVVERTQNPVNWVEGRDLWYHQAIRGVEDYCPPQPMDAEDPLFILYTSGSTGKPKGVLHTTGGYLLQAAMTFKYVLDYREGEVFWCTADVGWVTGHSYIVYGPLANGATSLIFEGVPSYPSSSRFWEVIDKHRVNIFYTAPTALRALMREGPEPLQHTSRSSLRLLGSVGEPINPEAWEWYFNIVGEQRCPIVDTWWQTETGGIMLSPLVSASHIKPGCATRPMFGVQPVLLDEHGKEISGAGSGILAIKASWPAQIRSVYGDPQRMVETYFKPYPGYYFTGDGARRDEDGDYWITGRIDDVINVSGHRIGTAEVESALVLHDSIAEAAVVGYPHDLKGQGIYAFVTPMNGVEPNDELKQELLSLVSREIGSFAKPELIQWAPALPKTRSGKIMRRILRKIACNELDSLGDTSTLADPSVVEGLIDKRLNL; encoded by the coding sequence ATGTTCGATATCAGCATGTTCCCCAAAGCCGATGCCGTCCGCCGGGCTGCGCAATTGAGTCAGGACGACTACCAGCGGCTGTACCGCGAATCCATCGAGCACCCCAGCACCTTCTGGGCCGAACAGGCCAGCCGTTTTCTCCACTGGAGCGCACCCTGGCAAACCGTGCAGCGCTATGACCTGAAAACCGGTTCCGCGACCTGGTTCGCCGGTGGCCAGTTGAACGTCAGCTACAACTGCATCGACCGCCATCTGGAAAAACGCGGCGATCAGGTAGCGCTCATCTGGGAAGGCGACGACCCCGCCGAATCGCTACAAATCACCTACAAGAAACTCCATCACTACGTCTGCCGCCTGGCCAACGTCCTGAAAAGCCGCGGCGTGAAAAAGGGCGACCGGGTCTGCATCTACATGCCGATGATCCCCGAGGCGGCCTACGCCATGCTCGCCTGCACCCGTATCGGTGCGGTGCACTCGGTGGTCTTTGGTGGGTTCTCCCCGGACGCGCTGCGCGACCGCATTCTCGACGCCGACTGCCGCACCCTGATCACCGCTGACGAAGGGGTCCGCGGCGGCAAGTTCGTGCCCTTGAAAAACAACGTCGACAAGGCCCTGCAAAGCTGCCCGAACGTCAGCACGGTGGTGGTGGTCGAGCGCACCCAGAACCCGGTGAACTGGGTCGAAGGCCGCGACCTCTGGTATCACCAGGCCATACGCGGCGTCGAGGACTACTGCCCGCCGCAACCGATGGACGCCGAAGACCCGCTGTTCATCCTCTACACCTCCGGCAGCACCGGCAAACCCAAAGGCGTGCTGCACACCACCGGCGGTTACCTGCTGCAAGCGGCGATGACCTTCAAATACGTACTGGACTACCGCGAAGGCGAAGTCTTCTGGTGCACCGCCGACGTCGGCTGGGTCACCGGCCACAGCTACATCGTCTATGGCCCATTGGCCAATGGCGCGACCAGCCTGATCTTCGAGGGCGTGCCCAGTTATCCGAGCAGTTCGCGCTTCTGGGAAGTCATCGACAAGCACCGGGTGAACATCTTCTACACCGCCCCCACCGCCTTGCGCGCGCTGATGCGCGAAGGTCCCGAGCCGCTGCAGCACACCTCGCGCAGCAGCCTGCGCCTGCTGGGCAGCGTCGGCGAGCCGATCAACCCGGAAGCCTGGGAGTGGTATTTCAATATCGTCGGCGAACAGCGCTGCCCAATCGTCGACACCTGGTGGCAGACCGAAACCGGCGGCATCATGCTCAGCCCGCTGGTCAGCGCCAGCCACATCAAGCCGGGCTGCGCCACCCGCCCGATGTTCGGGGTGCAGCCGGTGCTGCTGGACGAGCACGGCAAGGAAATCAGCGGCGCCGGCAGCGGCATCCTGGCGATCAAGGCCAGTTGGCCGGCGCAGATCCGCAGCGTCTACGGCGACCCGCAGCGCATGGTCGAGACCTATTTCAAACCCTACCCGGGCTACTACTTCACCGGCGACGGCGCGCGGCGCGATGAAGACGGCGATTACTGGATCACCGGACGCATCGACGACGTGATCAACGTGTCCGGCCATCGCATCGGCACCGCCGAAGTCGAGAGCGCCCTGGTCCTGCACGACAGCATCGCCGAGGCCGCGGTGGTCGGTTACCCCCACGACCTCAAGGGCCAGGGCATCTATGCCTTTGTCACCCCGATGAATGGCGTCGAACCCAACGACGAATTGAAGCAAGAGCTGTTGAGCCTGGTCAGCCGCGAGATCGGCAGTTTCGCCAAGCCGGAGCTGATCCAGTGGGCGCCGGCCTTGCCGAAAACCCGCTCGGGCAAGATCATGCGGCGTATCCTGCGCAAGATCGCCTGCAATGAGCTCGACAGCCTGGGCGATACCTCGACCCTGGCCGACCCGAGCGTGGTCGAGGGCCTGATCGATAAACGCCTGAACCTCTGA
- a CDS encoding acetyl-CoA C-acetyltransferase, whose translation MQDVVIVAATRTAVGSFQGSLANISAVDLGAAVIRQLLAQTGLEGAQVDEVIMGQVLTAGAGQNPARQAAIKAGLPHAVPALTLNKVCGSGLKALHLGAQAIRCGDAEVIIAGGQENMSLANYVLPGARTGLRMGHSQIVDTMISDGLWDAFNDYHMGITAENLVDKYGISREAQDAFAAASQQKAVAAIEGGRFVDEITPILIPQRKGDPIAFATDEQPRAGTTAESLGKLKPAFKKDGTVTAGNASSLNDGAAAVILMSAAKAKALGLPVLAKIAAYANAGVDPAIMGIGPVSATRRCLDKAGWSLEQLDLIEANEAFAAQSLSVGKELGWDASKVNVNGGAIALGHPIGASGCRVLVTLLHEMLKRDARKGLATLCIGGGQGVALAIER comes from the coding sequence ATGCAAGACGTCGTAATCGTTGCCGCCACCCGCACCGCGGTCGGCAGTTTCCAGGGTTCGCTGGCGAACATCTCCGCGGTCGATCTCGGCGCCGCGGTGATCCGCCAGCTGCTGGCCCAGACCGGCCTGGAGGGCGCCCAGGTCGATGAAGTGATCATGGGCCAGGTGCTCACCGCCGGCGCCGGGCAGAACCCCGCGCGCCAGGCCGCGATCAAGGCCGGCCTGCCCCACGCCGTGCCGGCGCTGACCCTGAACAAGGTCTGCGGCTCCGGCCTCAAGGCCCTGCACCTGGGCGCCCAGGCGATCCGCTGCGGCGACGCCGAGGTGATCATCGCCGGCGGCCAGGAAAACATGAGCCTGGCCAACTACGTGCTGCCCGGCGCCCGCACCGGCCTGCGCATGGGTCACAGCCAGATCGTCGACACCATGATCAGCGATGGCCTGTGGGATGCCTTCAACGACTACCACATGGGCATCACCGCCGAGAACCTGGTGGACAAATACGGCATCAGCCGCGAAGCCCAGGACGCCTTTGCCGCCGCCTCGCAGCAGAAGGCCGTGGCCGCCATCGAAGGCGGACGTTTCGTCGATGAAATCACCCCGATCCTGATTCCCCAGCGCAAGGGCGACCCAATTGCCTTCGCCACCGACGAACAGCCGCGCGCCGGCACCACCGCCGAATCCCTGGGCAAGCTCAAGCCAGCCTTCAAGAAAGACGGCACGGTCACCGCCGGCAACGCCTCGTCGCTGAACGACGGCGCCGCCGCGGTGATCCTGATGAGCGCCGCCAAAGCCAAGGCCCTGGGCCTGCCGGTGCTGGCGAAGATCGCCGCCTACGCCAACGCCGGGGTCGACCCGGCGATCATGGGCATCGGCCCGGTATCGGCCACCCGCCGCTGCCTGGACAAGGCCGGCTGGTCCCTGGAGCAGCTGGACCTGATCGAAGCCAACGAAGCCTTCGCCGCCCAGTCGTTGTCGGTGGGCAAGGAACTGGGTTGGGACGCGAGCAAGGTCAACGTCAACGGCGGCGCCATCGCCCTCGGCCACCCGATCGGCGCCTCGGGCTGCCGGGTGCTGGTGACCCTGCTGCACGAGATGCTCAAGCGCGATGCCAGGAAAGGCCTGGCGACCTTGTGCATCGGCGGCGGTCAGGGCGTGGCGTTGGCTATCGAACGCTAA
- a CDS encoding prepilin peptidase: MSLTEVLASYPLVFVASVLVLGLIVGSFLNVLIWRLPKMLERDWHAQARDILGLPVEPAGPTYNLLLPHSQCPHCAHPIRPWENIPVFSYLLLRGRCSACKTPIGRRYPLVELTCGLASAFVAWHFGFGWQAGLMLFLSWGLLAMSLIDADHQLLPDVLVLPLLWLGLIVNGFDLFVSLHDALWGAVAGYLCLWSVYWSFKLLTGKEGMGHGDFKLLAMFGAWGGWQILPMTLLLASLTGALAGVAMLRRNRAQMSTPIPFGPFLAIAGWIALLWGGQITGSYLQFVGFR, translated from the coding sequence ATGTCATTGACTGAGGTCCTGGCCAGCTACCCGCTGGTCTTCGTAGCATCGGTGCTGGTCCTGGGCCTGATTGTCGGCAGCTTCCTCAACGTGCTGATCTGGCGGCTGCCAAAGATGCTCGAGCGCGACTGGCATGCCCAGGCCCGGGACATCCTGGGGCTGCCCGTGGAACCTGCCGGGCCGACCTACAACCTGTTGCTCCCACACTCCCAGTGCCCTCACTGCGCGCACCCGATCCGCCCCTGGGAAAACATCCCAGTGTTCAGCTACCTGCTGCTGCGCGGACGCTGCTCGGCGTGCAAGACCCCGATCGGCCGGCGCTACCCGCTGGTGGAGCTGACCTGCGGCCTGGCCTCGGCGTTCGTGGCCTGGCATTTCGGCTTTGGCTGGCAGGCCGGCTTGATGCTGTTCCTGAGCTGGGGCCTGTTGGCGATGAGCCTGATCGATGCCGATCATCAACTGTTGCCCGACGTGCTGGTGCTGCCTCTGTTGTGGCTGGGCCTGATCGTCAATGGTTTCGACCTGTTCGTCAGCCTCCACGATGCGCTGTGGGGCGCCGTGGCCGGCTACCTGTGCCTGTGGTCGGTGTACTGGTCGTTCAAGCTGCTGACCGGCAAGGAAGGCATGGGGCACGGCGATTTCAAGCTGTTGGCCATGTTCGGCGCCTGGGGCGGCTGGCAGATTCTGCCGATGACCCTGCTGCTGGCCTCACTGACGGGGGCCCTGGCCGGGGTCGCCATGCTGCGCCGCAACCGCGCGCAAATGTCCACGCCTATCCCTTTTGGTCCCTTTCTGGCCATTGCCGGCTGGATTGCCTTGCTCTGGGGTGGTCAAATAACCGGCTCCTATTTGCAGTTTGTCGGTTTCAGATGA
- a CDS encoding DUF748 domain-containing protein — protein MKPRMSKGLIRAIGALLTALALYSLLGFLILPGIALRVANQQLANYATVPAKIQRIELNPFSLELTLWGLNIGEPGKEQVAFERLYANLQLDSLWTRALHLADVELDKPKTEILFAKDGKLNLLGLFNLPASEPTPDDPEAKPFPLRIERIKLAGGYVHFQDTRPSEPIDFLYDKLNLELKNLSTLPDDSADMTLVAAGPAGGQIDWSGNFSLTPIASEGTLKVTDGKMKAWWPYVRDALPLVLEDGVLNLNTHYKLNLAKETELLLSDASVSVAPFAIKAPDGRPLARLERLDISETTVDLAKQQVVVGKIRSQKLETWAALEADGQLDWQKLFASQPAKPAAKPAPAAADTQPAAPAPSKPWQVLLKDVQLRNYQVHLADRQAKPAVALEVGPLNLDVQNFDSLNQSPFNLKLDTGLGKQGKVLASGVVNLQPVTAKLAVQTKDIDLRVAQSYISPFIRLELRSGMLGSDLAVDLKNIDPLTFSVTGRAQVDQLHTLDTLKTRDFVKWQQLVLEGLNYQHGDSLTINKVNLLQPYARFMINDDRTTNIDDLLIPQPADSAAKGAAKPAAKEKPLGIHIGQIAINDGSANFADFSLTPNFATAVQQLNGQIGTIDSRQAKPASVDIKGKVDRYAPVTIKGSVNPFDPMAALDIATSFKRVELTTLTPYSGKFAGYRIRKGRLNLDLHYVITNGQLKAENKVVVEQLELGEKVDSPDAVSLPLKLAVALLKDVDGKISIELPVTGDLNNPQFSVMPIVWQTLRNLIVKAAAAPFKLIGGLVAGSGSEDLGSVSFAPGSSDLTPESEAALVKLSNALKERPALRLEIEGTAAQSSDGPLIAEQRLEREYQYNYYKMLQRRGDKVPAQASLLKVPEGEKGPLLEGIYRTRLKAQPPAEWKDLGKEERTAKMREGVIQFWSGSDVLLRQLGQERASSIKDFLVDKGQLTDDRVYFIDANLGQAESDGRVITPMHLDAE, from the coding sequence ATGAAGCCTCGCATGTCCAAAGGATTGATCCGCGCTATCGGCGCCTTGTTGACCGCTCTCGCCCTGTACAGCCTGCTGGGCTTTCTGATTTTGCCGGGCATTGCCTTGCGGGTGGCCAATCAACAGTTGGCCAACTACGCGACGGTACCGGCAAAGATCCAGCGCATCGAACTCAATCCGTTCAGTCTCGAACTGACGCTCTGGGGCCTGAATATCGGTGAGCCGGGCAAGGAGCAGGTGGCCTTCGAGCGTCTCTACGCCAACCTGCAACTGGACAGCCTCTGGACCCGCGCGCTGCACCTGGCCGACGTCGAGCTGGACAAACCCAAGACCGAGATCCTGTTCGCCAAGGACGGCAAGCTCAACCTGCTGGGCCTGTTCAACCTGCCCGCCAGCGAACCCACTCCGGACGACCCCGAGGCCAAGCCGTTCCCCCTGCGTATCGAGCGCATCAAACTGGCGGGCGGTTATGTGCACTTCCAGGACACGCGGCCCAGCGAGCCCATCGACTTCCTCTACGACAAGCTCAATCTGGAACTGAAGAATCTCAGCACCCTGCCCGACGACAGTGCCGACATGACCCTGGTCGCCGCGGGACCCGCGGGCGGTCAGATCGATTGGAGCGGCAATTTCAGCCTGACCCCGATCGCCTCCGAAGGTACCCTGAAAGTCACCGACGGCAAGATGAAGGCCTGGTGGCCCTATGTCCGCGATGCCTTGCCGCTGGTTCTCGAAGACGGCGTGCTGAACCTCAACACCCACTACAAGCTGAACCTGGCCAAGGAAACCGAACTGCTGCTCAGCGATGCCTCGGTCAGCGTCGCCCCCTTCGCCATCAAGGCCCCCGACGGTCGGCCACTGGCCCGCCTGGAGCGCCTGGACATCAGTGAAACCACGGTCGACCTGGCCAAGCAGCAAGTGGTGGTCGGCAAGATCCGCAGCCAGAAACTGGAAACCTGGGCCGCCCTGGAGGCCGATGGTCAACTGGACTGGCAGAAACTGTTCGCCAGCCAGCCGGCCAAACCGGCCGCCAAGCCCGCTCCGGCCGCCGCCGATACGCAACCGGCAGCCCCGGCGCCAAGCAAACCCTGGCAGGTGCTGCTCAAGGACGTGCAACTGCGCAATTACCAGGTGCACCTGGCGGACCGTCAGGCCAAGCCGGCGGTGGCGCTGGAGGTCGGGCCACTGAACCTCGATGTGCAGAACTTCGACAGCCTCAACCAGTCGCCTTTCAACCTCAAGCTCGACACCGGGCTGGGCAAGCAGGGCAAAGTCCTCGCCAGCGGCGTGGTCAACCTGCAACCGGTGACCGCCAAGCTGGCGGTGCAAACCAAGGACATCGACCTGCGGGTCGCCCAGTCCTACATCAGCCCGTTCATTCGCCTGGAGCTGCGCAGCGGCATGCTCGGCAGCGACCTGGCGGTGGACCTGAAAAACATCGACCCCCTGACATTCAGCGTGACCGGCCGCGCCCAGGTCGACCAGTTGCATACCCTGGACACCCTGAAAACCCGCGACTTCGTGAAATGGCAGCAGTTGGTGCTCGAAGGCCTGAACTATCAGCACGGCGACAGCCTGACGATCAACAAGGTCAACCTGCTGCAGCCCTATGCGCGCTTCATGATCAACGATGACCGCACCACCAACATCGATGACCTGCTGATCCCGCAACCGGCCGACAGCGCTGCGAAAGGTGCCGCCAAGCCGGCCGCCAAGGAAAAACCCCTGGGCATCCATATCGGCCAGATCGCTATCAACGACGGTTCGGCCAACTTCGCCGACTTCAGCCTGACCCCCAACTTCGCCACGGCCGTCCAGCAGCTCAACGGCCAGATCGGCACCATCGACAGCCGCCAGGCAAAACCGGCCAGCGTCGATATCAAGGGCAAGGTCGATCGTTATGCGCCGGTCACCATCAAGGGCAGCGTGAACCCCTTCGATCCGATGGCCGCGCTGGACATCGCCACCAGTTTCAAACGCGTCGAACTGACCACCCTGACCCCCTACTCCGGCAAGTTCGCCGGCTACCGTATCCGCAAGGGCCGGCTCAACCTCGACCTGCACTACGTCATCACCAACGGCCAGCTCAAGGCCGAAAACAAAGTGGTGGTCGAACAACTGGAGCTGGGGGAAAAAGTCGACAGCCCGGATGCCGTGAGCCTGCCACTGAAACTGGCGGTCGCCTTGCTCAAGGATGTCGACGGCAAGATCTCCATCGAACTGCCGGTGACCGGCGACCTCAACAACCCGCAATTCAGCGTCATGCCGATTGTCTGGCAAACCCTGCGCAACCTGATCGTCAAGGCCGCCGCCGCCCCCTTCAAACTGATTGGCGGGCTGGTCGCGGGCAGTGGCTCGGAAGACCTGGGCAGCGTCTCGTTCGCCCCGGGCTCGAGTGACTTGACCCCGGAATCGGAAGCGGCGCTGGTCAAGCTGTCCAACGCACTCAAGGAGCGGCCGGCCCTGCGTCTGGAGATCGAAGGTACCGCCGCGCAGAGCAGCGATGGCCCGCTGATCGCCGAGCAACGCCTGGAGCGGGAATACCAGTACAACTACTACAAGATGCTCCAGCGTCGCGGCGACAAGGTGCCGGCCCAGGCATCCTTGCTGAAGGTGCCGGAAGGCGAGAAAGGTCCGCTGCTGGAAGGCATCTATCGCACCCGCCTCAAGGCCCAGCCACCGGCCGAATGGAAGGATCTGGGCAAGGAAGAGCGCACCGCGAAAATGCGGGAAGGCGTGATCCAGTTCTGGAGCGGCAGCGATGTGCTGTTGCGCCAGCTGGGCCAGGAACGGGCCAGCAGCATCAAGGACTTCCTGGTGGACAAGGGCCAACTGACGGACGACCGGGTGTACTTCATCGACGCCAACCTCGGCCAGGCCGAAAGCGACGGCCGGGTCATTACCCCCATGCACCTGGACGCCGAATAA
- a CDS encoding pilin translates to MKYQKGFTLIELLVVVAIIGILATFAMPLYSKYQARAKVTAALAEASALKVNFEDVLNQGSDPTLELVGGKAATSNCTMTAAGSASTGAGTIGCTILNAPAPVLNKTLTLTRTTADGWVCTTTVPADYSPKGCAASGS, encoded by the coding sequence ATGAAGTATCAGAAAGGTTTTACCTTGATCGAGTTGCTGGTCGTCGTGGCGATCATCGGCATCCTGGCCACCTTTGCCATGCCGCTGTATTCCAAATACCAGGCGCGGGCCAAGGTCACCGCGGCCTTGGCCGAAGCCTCGGCGCTGAAGGTCAACTTCGAGGACGTGCTGAACCAGGGCAGCGACCCGACCCTGGAGCTGGTGGGGGGTAAGGCGGCGACGTCGAACTGCACCATGACCGCCGCGGGCTCCGCCTCGACCGGAGCGGGAACCATTGGCTGCACCATCCTCAATGCACCGGCGCCGGTGCTGAACAAGACCCTCACCCTGACCCGCACCACGGCCGATGGCTGGGTCTGCACCACCACTGTCCCCGCGGATTATTCCCCCAAAGGCTGCGCCGCCAGCGGCAGCTGA
- a CDS encoding class I SAM-dependent rRNA methyltransferase, translating into MSSLNQALRAALDHRQDLLVELHHQGTDCYRLFHGSQEGAGGLTIDRYGRQLLVQSFHQTLERDALLQLHETVQEQLGLDTLLVYNDRSRGNSRIDREDPVYRAEEEALKDLVGHEWGLNYRVRGRHAGQDPLLFLDLRNARGWVKAHSAGKSVLNLFAYTCGVGLSAAAGGAREVCNLDFAEGNLAVGRENGQLNPQLPAMQFVQSDYFPAIRQLAGLPITQRRGQKLPSYPRLEQRQYDLVLLDPPAWAKSAFGTVDLLRDYQSLLKPALLATADNGVLICCNNLAKVTLDDWREQVLRCAKKAGRPVREWQVLTPGRDFPSMDQQPPLKTLILHL; encoded by the coding sequence ATGTCTTCCTTGAATCAGGCGCTGCGCGCCGCCCTCGATCATCGCCAGGACCTGCTCGTCGAGCTGCATCACCAAGGCACCGACTGCTATCGGCTGTTCCATGGCAGCCAGGAAGGCGCCGGGGGCCTGACCATCGACCGTTACGGCCGACAGCTGCTGGTGCAAAGCTTTCACCAGACGCTGGAACGCGATGCCTTGCTGCAATTGCATGAGACCGTCCAGGAGCAGCTGGGCCTGGACACCCTGCTGGTCTACAACGATCGCTCCCGGGGCAATTCACGCATCGACCGCGAAGATCCGGTTTACCGCGCCGAAGAAGAGGCGCTGAAAGACCTGGTCGGCCACGAATGGGGCTTGAATTACCGGGTACGCGGTCGCCATGCCGGCCAGGACCCGCTGCTGTTTCTCGACCTGCGCAACGCCCGTGGCTGGGTCAAAGCCCACAGCGCCGGCAAAAGCGTGCTGAACCTGTTCGCCTATACCTGCGGTGTCGGCCTGAGTGCCGCGGCAGGTGGCGCCCGCGAGGTGTGCAACCTGGACTTCGCCGAGGGCAACCTGGCCGTCGGCCGCGAGAACGGCCAGCTCAATCCGCAATTGCCGGCCATGCAGTTCGTGCAATCGGATTACTTCCCGGCGATCCGGCAGCTGGCCGGCCTGCCCATCACCCAGCGTCGTGGGCAAAAGCTGCCCAGCTACCCACGCCTGGAACAGCGCCAGTACGACCTGGTGCTGCTCGACCCGCCGGCCTGGGCCAAGAGTGCATTCGGCACCGTCGACCTGTTGCGCGACTATCAGAGCCTGCTCAAGCCGGCCCTGCTGGCGACCGCCGACAATGGCGTGCTGATCTGCTGCAACAACCTGGCGAAAGTCACGCTGGACGACTGGCGCGAACAAGTGCTGCGCTGTGCCAAAAAAGCCGGGCGCCCGGTACGCGAATGGCAGGTGCTGACACCTGGTCGCGACTTCCCTTCCATGGACCAGCAACCGCCGCTCAAGACCCTGATCCTGCATCTCTGA
- a CDS encoding type II secretion system F family protein, whose protein sequence is MAVKAAKVSVYLWEGTDRQGSKLRGELSGHTPSLIRAQLRKQGISPARVRKKSGSLFQRTPPIKARDISLFTRQLATLLKAGVPLLQSFNIIAEGFDNPNMRKLMAELKQDIAAGSSFTTALRKRPRYFDELYCSLVDAGEQAGALETLLERVATYKEKSENLKMRIRKAMTYPLAVICVALVVTGILLVKVVPQFQSMFQGFGAQLPVFTQLVIALSEFVQRWWWLLAGGLVLSVFGLRHAHRHSPRFRQWLDVGLLKLPLVAPLMYKSAVARYARTLSTTFAAGVPLVEALGSVAGATGNQVFKHAVNRIRQDVATGMQLHFSMRASGIFPGMAIQMTAIGEESGALDGMLEKVAIHYEEEVDTLVDTLSSLMEPVIMVVLGTLVGGLVVAMYLPIFQLGTAI, encoded by the coding sequence ATGGCGGTCAAGGCAGCAAAAGTCAGTGTTTACCTGTGGGAAGGCACCGACAGGCAAGGCAGCAAACTGCGCGGCGAATTGAGCGGCCATACCCCCTCGCTGATCAGGGCCCAATTGCGCAAGCAAGGCATCAGCCCGGCCAGGGTCAGGAAGAAATCCGGCTCGCTGTTCCAGCGCACGCCCCCGATCAAGGCCCGCGACATCAGCCTGTTCACCCGGCAGCTGGCGACCCTGCTCAAGGCCGGCGTACCGCTGCTGCAATCGTTCAACATCATTGCCGAGGGCTTCGACAACCCGAACATGCGCAAACTGATGGCCGAGCTGAAACAGGACATCGCCGCCGGCAGCAGCTTCACCACAGCGTTGCGCAAGAGGCCGCGGTATTTCGACGAGCTGTACTGCAGCCTGGTGGATGCCGGCGAACAGGCCGGGGCCCTGGAAACCCTGCTGGAGCGGGTGGCGACCTACAAGGAAAAAAGCGAAAACCTCAAGATGCGAATCCGCAAGGCCATGACCTATCCCCTGGCGGTGATCTGTGTGGCCCTGGTGGTGACGGGGATCCTGCTGGTCAAGGTGGTGCCGCAATTTCAGTCGATGTTCCAAGGCTTCGGCGCGCAGCTGCCAGTGTTCACCCAACTGGTCATTGCCCTCTCGGAATTCGTGCAGCGCTGGTGGTGGCTGCTGGCGGGTGGTCTGGTGCTCAGCGTGTTCGGCCTGCGCCATGCCCACCGGCACTCACCGCGCTTTCGCCAGTGGCTGGACGTGGGCCTGCTGAAACTGCCGTTGGTAGCGCCGCTGATGTACAAGTCCGCGGTGGCCCGCTACGCCCGCACCTTGTCCACCACCTTCGCCGCCGGGGTACCGCTGGTGGAGGCCCTGGGCTCGGTGGCCGGGGCCACCGGCAATCAGGTGTTCAAGCATGCGGTGAACCGCATCAGGCAGGACGTGGCGACCGGCATGCAGTTGCATTTTTCCATGCGTGCATCCGGTATCTTTCCCGGCATGGCCATCCAGATGACCGCCATCGGCGAAGAGTCCGGGGCCCTGGACGGCATGCTGGAAAAGGTCGCGATCCACTATGAGGAAGAGGTCGATACCCTGGTCGACACCCTGAGCAGTCTCATGGAACCCGTGATCATGGTAGTTTTGGGCACCCTCGTCGGCGGCCTGGTGGTCGCCATGTACTTACCCATCTTCCAACTCGGTACAGCGATCTGA
- a CDS encoding oxygenase MpaB family protein, with protein sequence MEFIRSRIETQVMSLGGLSLGQLDLDNPKGDPGLFGPDAICWQVHGDFSSMLIGGISALLMQALHPLALAGVWDHSNFREDMIGRLRRTAQFISGTTFGSRQDAEWLIDKVRTIHLQIVGHAPDGRPYAASDPQLLTWVHVAEVSSFLAAHLRYRNPQLSPADQDRYYGEVALIAERLGASDVPRSRRAVADYLARMRPQLLCDERSREVLRLLLAAPAPSRLAKPFGSLMMQAGIDLLPDWASNMLGVNQGLLQRQLIRASVNRSAPMLRWAVRNGSIHRARRRMGL encoded by the coding sequence ATGGAATTCATTCGCAGTCGTATCGAAACCCAGGTGATGAGCCTGGGTGGCCTGTCGCTGGGCCAGCTCGACCTGGACAACCCCAAGGGCGACCCGGGCCTGTTCGGCCCGGACGCCATCTGCTGGCAGGTGCATGGCGATTTCAGCAGCATGCTGATCGGCGGCATCAGCGCCTTGTTGATGCAGGCCCTGCATCCGCTGGCCCTGGCCGGGGTCTGGGATCACTCGAACTTCCGGGAAGACATGATCGGGCGCCTGCGGCGTACCGCGCAGTTCATTTCCGGCACCACCTTCGGCTCGCGGCAGGATGCCGAATGGCTGATCGACAAGGTGCGCACCATTCACCTGCAGATCGTCGGCCATGCGCCAGACGGCCGGCCCTATGCCGCCAGCGATCCGCAACTGCTGACCTGGGTGCATGTGGCCGAAGTCAGCAGCTTTCTGGCGGCGCATTTGCGTTACCGCAATCCGCAGCTGTCGCCTGCCGACCAGGACCGTTACTACGGGGAAGTCGCGCTGATCGCCGAGCGTCTTGGCGCCAGTGATGTACCGCGCTCGCGCCGGGCCGTGGCGGATTACCTGGCACGGATGCGCCCACAGCTGCTCTGCGATGAACGCAGCCGCGAAGTGCTGCGCCTGCTGCTGGCGGCCCCCGCCCCAAGCCGCCTGGCCAAGCCATTCGGCTCGTTGATGATGCAGGCCGGCATCGACCTGCTGCCCGACTGGGCCAGCAACATGCTTGGCGTCAACCAGGGGCTGCTGCAACGCCAGTTGATCCGCGCCAGCGTCAACCGCAGTGCGCCAATGCTGCGCTGGGCGGTACGCAATGGCTCGATACATCGCGCACGCCGGCGCATGGGCCTGTAA
- a CDS encoding BON domain-containing protein, whose amino-acid sequence MKKFAIAAATATALTLAMANVAFAQTTQATQAPMVLAAGEVTKAKEATSDTWITTKVKADLVTEKGIPGTDIKVETNKGVVSLSSTTALTASQKEVAVNIAKNIKGVKAVSADGLKTN is encoded by the coding sequence ATGAAGAAGTTCGCTATCGCTGCTGCAACTGCTACCGCTCTGACCCTGGCCATGGCTAACGTCGCATTTGCCCAGACCACTCAAGCTACTCAGGCGCCAATGGTGCTCGCGGCGGGTGAAGTGACCAAGGCCAAGGAAGCCACTTCCGACACCTGGATCACCACCAAAGTCAAAGCGGATCTCGTAACTGAAAAAGGCATTCCTGGTACCGACATCAAGGTTGAAACCAACAAGGGTGTGGTTTCCCTGTCCTCTACCACTGCTCTGACCGCGTCGCAGAAAGAAGTCGCCGTCAACATCGCCAAGAACATCAAAGGCGTGAAGGCAGTATCGGCTGACGGTTTGAAAACCAACTAA